A single genomic interval of Prunus dulcis chromosome 5, ALMONDv2, whole genome shotgun sequence harbors:
- the LOC117627800 gene encoding DNA-directed RNA polymerase IV subunit 1 isoform X3 has product MVIYVFFFLSTCLCLTLLAIYAGSQLFFCFFVIIKLIKSPMDNELYEEEGVPSGLITGIHLNVSTQEDIGAGSVIGHRKLKGCKYCIGSSINYPRMKFKVSTRELFKRSAIIAEANGILPADYWDFIPKDAQQDESCMKPNKRVLSHAQVHYLLKDVDTKFIEKIVPKTNSLSMGSFLVTPNCHRVTEVMHSFSNGQRLMFDERTRAYRKLVDFKGVANELGSRVLDCLKISKLNSEKPSKDFISAQQKNIKDDPSKTSGLRWIKDVVLGKRSDHCFRTVVVGDPNIKLSEIGIPCQIAERLQISENLNRWNIEKLDASCNLRLMVKGEMHVRRKGSLVWVRQTDELQMGDTIYRPLSDGDIVLINRPPSIHQHSLIALSVKILPITSVVSINPLCCSPFRGDFDGDCLHGYIPQSNDARVELRELVALDKQLINGQSGRNLLSLSQDSLTAAHLIMEDGTLLNLLEMQQLEMFCWDVLPSPAVIKAPSLNSHAWTGKQVFSMLLPSDFDYDFASDGIYIKNGELLSSEGSSWLRDTGGNLFQSLVNHFQGQVLDFLFAAQEVLCEWLSMRGLSVSLADLYLASDSGSRNNLMEEILCGLQEAEQACIFKQLLVDNCQDFLMGCAEENRSPLTFDAEYFCHEKQKSAALSQVVHDAFKHIFRDIQSLAHKYAGKDNSLLTMLKAGSKGNLQKLVQHSMCLGLQHSLIPLSFRIPNQLSCAAWNNQKACSLIQKVEGTYECVESYIPSAVVKSSFLTGLNPLECFVHSVTSRDSSFSGNADLPGTLTRKLMFLMRDLYTAYDGTVRNAYGNQLVQFSYDIDMDKSDSTSTSHAKSTTACDGIGGQPVGSLSACALSEAAYSALDQPVSLLETSPLLNLKNILECGSKKSSAKQTMSLFLSEKLGRRRHGFEYGALEVKNHLVGLTFSNIVSTVMIIFSSQSNSQKRFSPWVTHFHICKEIVRKRRLKVHSVVDSLYARCNSARPELKIVLRSLLITSKGCSAAQTCNGDDDKFCITVTMPENSKNSSEQLDIARDLVIPFLLGTVVKGFLEVKKVDILWNDHPRESKKIHGSSGELYLRVSMSGKTGRRRLWSMLMDNCLQIMDLIDWSRSHPDNVHDYCIAYGIDAGWKYFLNNLETAANDIGKDILPQHLILVADCLSATGEFVGLNAKGIAQQKGHTSVSSPFVQACFSSPGACFIKAAKGGVVDELHGSVEALAWGNTPPSGTGRQFDILYSKEGLNLSKPLNPYDLLGSQISSSRENAFETSKAWNNTLDKCDVTSIGLEKSESVFKSVIRKYLTINDIQKWTQTLKHILRKYDINESLTEGDKSILKMALHFHPHKVDKMGSGVQDIKVGQHPKHENARCFMLVRIDRTEEDFSYHKCVLGALEIVAPERAKSYRSKWMNHLPE; this is encoded by the exons ATGGTTATTtacgttttctttttcttatctaCTTGTCTTTGTTTAACGCTCTTGGCTATCTATGCAGgttcacaactttttttttgtttttttgtaattataaagTTAATCAAGAGCCCCATGGACAATGAATtgtatgaagaagaaggagtgCCATCTGGTCTCATAACTGGAATACATCTAAATGTTTCAACTCAGGAAGATATA GGTGCTGGTTCTGTAATTGGTCATAGGAAGCTCAAGGGTTGCAAATATTGTATT GGAAGTTCGATAAACTATCCAAGAATGAAATTCAAAGTTTCTACGAGAGAGCTCTTTAAAAGAAGTGCAATAATTGCGGAAGCAAATGGAATATTACCTGCTGACTATTGGGACTTTATTCCAAAAGATGCACAGCAAGATGAAAGTTGCATgaaaccaaacaaaagagTTCTATCTCACGCTCAG GTTCATTATTTGTTGAAGGATGTTGATACAAAATTCATTGAAAAGATTGTACCAAAGACAAACTCACTTTCTATGGGTTCTTTCCTTGTAACTCCAAATTGTCATCGCGTGACAGAAgttatgcattctttttctaATGGGCAGCGGTTGATGTTT GATGAACGGACCAGGGCTTATAGAAAGCTTGTTGATTTCAAAGGTGTAGCTAATGAGTTGGGTTCTCGTGTTTTGGACTGCCTGAAAATTTCCAAG CTAAACTCAGAAAAACCAAGCAAAGATTTTATTTCTGCTCagcaaaaaaatattaaagacGATCCTTCAAAAACATCTGGCTTGAGATGGATCAAAGATGTTGTTCTAGGGAAGCGAAGTGACCACTGTTTCCGCACAGTTGTTGTTGGTGATCCAAACATCAAGCTCAGTGAAATTGGCATACCATGTCAAATTGCAGAGAGGTTGCAGATTTCTGAGAATCTGAACAGATGGAACATCGAAAAGTTGGATGCCTCCTGCAATCTACGCCTTATGGTGAAAGGCGAGATGCATGTGCGTAGAAAAGGTAGTCTGGTTTGGGTACGCCAAACAGATGAATTGCAGATGGGAGATACTATTTACCGGCCTTTGAGTGATGGAGATATTGTGCTCATAAATAGGCCTCCATCAATACATCAACACTCCCTGATAGCTTTATCTGTCAAGATCCTTCCAATAACTTCTGTTGTATCAATAAACCCACTTTGTTGCTCTCCTTTTCGTGGTGATTTTGATGGTGATTGCCTTCATGGTTATATTCCTCAATCAAATGATGCCAGAGTTGAGCTTCGAGAGCTTGTTGCTTTAGATAAGCAATTGATTAATGGGCAGAGTGGTAGGAACCTGCTCTCACTTAGTCAGGATAGCTTAACTGCGGCCCATTTGATCATGGAGGATGGCACTCTCTTGAATCTACTTGAAATGCAACAGTTGGAAATGTTCTGCTGGGATGTACTGCCATCACCAGCAGTTATTAAAGCACCCTCACTTAATAGCCATGCTTGGACTGGAAAGCAAGTATTCAGCATGCTCCTACCTTCAGATTTTGATTACGATTTTGCTTCAGATggtatttatattaaaaatgggGAGCTGTTATCTTCTGAAGGTTCTTCTTGGTTGCGAGACACAGGCGGCAATCTTTTTCAGAGCCTTGTTAATCATTTCCAGGGTCAGGTACTTGACTTCTTGTTTGCTGCTCAGGAGGTTCTTTGTGAGTGGTTGTCGATGAGGGGCTTGAGTGTCTCTCTCGCGGACCTGTACCTCGCTTCTGACTCAGGTTCAAGGAATAATTTGATGGAGGAAATTTTATGTGGGTTGCAAGAAGCGGAACAGGCGTGTATATTTAAACAGTTGTTGGTGGATAATTGTCAGGACTTTCTCATGGGATGTGCAGAAGAGAATCGAAGTCCTCTGACTTTTGATGCAGAATACTTTTGTCATGAGAAGCAGAAATCTGCTGCCCTTAGTCAGGTTGTTCATGATGCTTTCAAGCACATTTTTCGGGATATTCAAAGTTTAGCACACAAATATGCTGGTAAGGACAACTCTTTGCTGACTATGCTTAAGGCTGGAAGCAAGGGTAATTTGCAGAAATTAGTTCAGCACAGTATGTGCCTTGGTTTGCAACACTCACTGATTCCATTATCATTCAGAATTCCCAACCAGCTCTCATGTGCTGCATGGAATAATCAAAAGGCATGCAGTTTAATTCAGAAGGTTGAGGGAACTTATGAATGTGTTGAGTCCTACATCCCATCTGCCGTGGTTAAAAGCTCTTTCTTGACAGGCTTAAATCCGTTAGAATGTTTTGTTCATTCCGTAACAAGTCGAGATAGTTCTTTTAGTGGTAATGCTGATCTTCCAGGGACTTTGACTCGAAAGCTAATGTTTTTAATGCGGGATTTGTACACTGCTTATGATGGAACGGTGAGAAATGCATATGGGAACCAGCTTGTTCAGTTCTCCTATGATATTGATATGGACAAATCAGATAGCACCAGTACCTCACATGCCAAGAGTACTACTGCTTGTGATGGTATAGGTGGCCAACCTGTCGGCTCATTGTCTGCTTGTGCCCTATCTGAAGCTGCATACAGTGCTTTAGATCAACCAGTTAGTCTTCTTGAAACTTCTCCACTGCTAAATCTGAAG AACATCTTGGAATGTGGTTCAAAGAAAAGTAGTGCTAAGCAAACTATGTCTCTATTTTTATCCGAGAAGCTTGGAAGACGGAGGCATGGTTTTGAGTATGGAGCCTTAGAAGTTAAGAATCATTTGGTGGGACTGACATTTTCCAACATTGTTTCTACTGTCATGATAAT CTTCTCCTCACAAAGTAATAGCCAAAAGCGTTTCAGCCCATGGGTTACCCACTTTCATATATGCAAG GAAATTGTGAGGAAAAGGAGGCTGAAGGTGCATTCCGTTGTTGATTCCCTTTATGCAAGGTGCAATTCAGCCAGACCTGAATTAAAAATTGTTCTTCGCAGTTTGCTGATTACAAGCAA GGGTTGTTCTGCAGCTCAGACATGCAATGGAGATGACGATAAATTTTGCATCACTGTCACTATGCCTGAAAACTCCAAAAATTCTTCTGAACAGCTGGATATAGCTCGAGACTTGGTGATACCTTTCCTTCTTGGAACAGTTGTTAAAG GATTCCTGGAGGTGAAAAAGGTGGATATTTTATGGAATGACCACCCCAGGGAATCAAAAAAGATTCATGGTTCTTCTGGTGAACTCTACTTAAGGGTTTCTATGTCGGGAAAGACTGGCAGGAGAAGGCTTTGGAGTATGCTTATGGATAACTGTCTCCAGATTATGGATTTGATTGATTGGTCACGAAGTCATCCAGATAACGTCCATGATTATTGCATAGCGTATGGAATAGATGCTGGGTGGAAATATTTTCTCAAT AATTTAGAGACCGCAGCCAATGACATTGGAAAGGACATACTTCCTCAACATTTGATTCTTGTGGCTGATTGTTTGTCAGCAACCGGCGAGTTTGTTGGGTTGAATGCCAAAGGCATTGCCCAACAGAAAGGACACACATCTGTATCCTCGCCATTTGTACAAGCGTGTTTTTCA AGTCCTGGTGCTTGCTTTATAAAAGCTGCCAAGGGTGGAGTTGTGGATGAACTTCATGGGAGTGTGGAAGCATTGGCATGGGGAAATACTCCTCCTTCAGGGACTGGCAGACAGTTCGACATATTATATTCTAAGGAG GGACTCAATCTATCAAAGCCATTGAATCCTTACGACCTACTGGGCAGCCAAATTAGTTCCAGTAGAGAGAATGCATTTGAAACGTCTAAAGCTTGGAACAATACACTAGACAAATGTGATGTAACATCTATTGGGCTTGAGAAGTCAGAGAGCGTCTTCAAATCAGTCATAAGAAAGTATTTGACTATCAACGATATTCAGAAGTGGACTCAGACATTGAAGCATATTTTGCGCAA GTATGACATCAATGAAAGTTTAACTGAAGGGGACAAGTCAATCTTGAAGATGGCATTACATTTTCATCCTCACAAAGTTGATAAGATGGGAAGTGGAGTTCAAGACATAAAG GTTGGGCAACACCCGAAGCATGAGAATGCACGTTGCTTTATGTTGGTACGAATAGACAGGACAGAAGAAGATTTTTCGTACCACAAGTGTGTACTGGGTGCTCTCGAGATTGTAGCTCCTGAAAGGGCGAAAAGCTACCGGTCAAAATGGATGAACCATTTACCCGAGTAA
- the LOC117627800 gene encoding DNA-directed RNA polymerase IV subunit 1 isoform X1, giving the protein MVIYVFFFLSTCLCLTLLAIYAGSQLFFCFFVIIKLIKSPMDNELYEEEGVPSGLITGIHLNVSTQEDIENISVKQIDAVTEVTDPKLGLPNPSFQCSTCGAEKLKCCEGHFGDIKFPCTILHPYYLSEVAQILNKICPGCKSIRQNLRAKGAGSVIGHRKLKGCKYCIGSSINYPRMKFKVSTRELFKRSAIIAEANGILPADYWDFIPKDAQQDESCMKPNKRVLSHAQVHYLLKDVDTKFIEKIVPKTNSLSMGSFLVTPNCHRVTEVMHSFSNGQRLMFDERTRAYRKLVDFKGVANELGSRVLDCLKISKLNSEKPSKDFISAQQKNIKDDPSKTSGLRWIKDVVLGKRSDHCFRTVVVGDPNIKLSEIGIPCQIAERLQISENLNRWNIEKLDASCNLRLMVKGEMHVRRKGSLVWVRQTDELQMGDTIYRPLSDGDIVLINRPPSIHQHSLIALSVKILPITSVVSINPLCCSPFRGDFDGDCLHGYIPQSNDARVELRELVALDKQLINGQSGRNLLSLSQDSLTAAHLIMEDGTLLNLLEMQQLEMFCWDVLPSPAVIKAPSLNSHAWTGKQVFSMLLPSDFDYDFASDGIYIKNGELLSSEGSSWLRDTGGNLFQSLVNHFQGQVLDFLFAAQEVLCEWLSMRGLSVSLADLYLASDSGSRNNLMEEILCGLQEAEQACIFKQLLVDNCQDFLMGCAEENRSPLTFDAEYFCHEKQKSAALSQVVHDAFKHIFRDIQSLAHKYAGKDNSLLTMLKAGSKGNLQKLVQHSMCLGLQHSLIPLSFRIPNQLSCAAWNNQKACSLIQKVEGTYECVESYIPSAVVKSSFLTGLNPLECFVHSVTSRDSSFSGNADLPGTLTRKLMFLMRDLYTAYDGTVRNAYGNQLVQFSYDIDMDKSDSTSTSHAKSTTACDGIGGQPVGSLSACALSEAAYSALDQPVSLLETSPLLNLKNILECGSKKSSAKQTMSLFLSEKLGRRRHGFEYGALEVKNHLVGLTFSNIVSTVMIIFSSQSNSQKRFSPWVTHFHICKEIVRKRRLKVHSVVDSLYARCNSARPELKIVLRSLLITSKGCSAAQTCNGDDDKFCITVTMPENSKNSSEQLDIARDLVIPFLLGTVVKGFLEVKKVDILWNDHPRESKKIHGSSGELYLRVSMSGKTGRRRLWSMLMDNCLQIMDLIDWSRSHPDNVHDYCIAYGIDAGWKYFLNNLETAANDIGKDILPQHLILVADCLSATGEFVGLNAKGIAQQKGHTSVSSPFVQACFSSPGACFIKAAKGGVVDELHGSVEALAWGNTPPSGTGRQFDILYSKEGLNLSKPLNPYDLLGSQISSSRENAFETSKAWNNTLDKCDVTSIGLEKSESVFKSVIRKYLTINDIQKWTQTLKHILRKYDINESLTEGDKSILKMALHFHPHKVDKMGSGVQDIKVGQHPKHENARCFMLVRIDRTEEDFSYHKCVLGALEIVAPERAKSYRSKWMNHLPE; this is encoded by the exons ATGGTTATTtacgttttctttttcttatctaCTTGTCTTTGTTTAACGCTCTTGGCTATCTATGCAGgttcacaactttttttttgtttttttgtaattataaagTTAATCAAGAGCCCCATGGACAATGAATtgtatgaagaagaaggagtgCCATCTGGTCTCATAACTGGAATACATCTAAATGTTTCAACTCAGGAAGATATA GAGAATATATCTGTTAAACAAATTGATGCAGTCACTGAGGTCACTGATCCTAAGTTGGGACTTCCGAATCCATCTTTTCAGTGCTCTACTTGTGGtgctgaaaaattaaaatgctGTGAAG GTCATTTTGGGGATATCAAGTTTCCATGCACGATTCTCCATCCCTATTATCTTTCGGAAGTTGCCCAAATTTTAAACAAGATTTGCCCAGGATGTAAATCTATCAGGCAAAATCTAAGGGCCAAG GGTGCTGGTTCTGTAATTGGTCATAGGAAGCTCAAGGGTTGCAAATATTGTATT GGAAGTTCGATAAACTATCCAAGAATGAAATTCAAAGTTTCTACGAGAGAGCTCTTTAAAAGAAGTGCAATAATTGCGGAAGCAAATGGAATATTACCTGCTGACTATTGGGACTTTATTCCAAAAGATGCACAGCAAGATGAAAGTTGCATgaaaccaaacaaaagagTTCTATCTCACGCTCAG GTTCATTATTTGTTGAAGGATGTTGATACAAAATTCATTGAAAAGATTGTACCAAAGACAAACTCACTTTCTATGGGTTCTTTCCTTGTAACTCCAAATTGTCATCGCGTGACAGAAgttatgcattctttttctaATGGGCAGCGGTTGATGTTT GATGAACGGACCAGGGCTTATAGAAAGCTTGTTGATTTCAAAGGTGTAGCTAATGAGTTGGGTTCTCGTGTTTTGGACTGCCTGAAAATTTCCAAG CTAAACTCAGAAAAACCAAGCAAAGATTTTATTTCTGCTCagcaaaaaaatattaaagacGATCCTTCAAAAACATCTGGCTTGAGATGGATCAAAGATGTTGTTCTAGGGAAGCGAAGTGACCACTGTTTCCGCACAGTTGTTGTTGGTGATCCAAACATCAAGCTCAGTGAAATTGGCATACCATGTCAAATTGCAGAGAGGTTGCAGATTTCTGAGAATCTGAACAGATGGAACATCGAAAAGTTGGATGCCTCCTGCAATCTACGCCTTATGGTGAAAGGCGAGATGCATGTGCGTAGAAAAGGTAGTCTGGTTTGGGTACGCCAAACAGATGAATTGCAGATGGGAGATACTATTTACCGGCCTTTGAGTGATGGAGATATTGTGCTCATAAATAGGCCTCCATCAATACATCAACACTCCCTGATAGCTTTATCTGTCAAGATCCTTCCAATAACTTCTGTTGTATCAATAAACCCACTTTGTTGCTCTCCTTTTCGTGGTGATTTTGATGGTGATTGCCTTCATGGTTATATTCCTCAATCAAATGATGCCAGAGTTGAGCTTCGAGAGCTTGTTGCTTTAGATAAGCAATTGATTAATGGGCAGAGTGGTAGGAACCTGCTCTCACTTAGTCAGGATAGCTTAACTGCGGCCCATTTGATCATGGAGGATGGCACTCTCTTGAATCTACTTGAAATGCAACAGTTGGAAATGTTCTGCTGGGATGTACTGCCATCACCAGCAGTTATTAAAGCACCCTCACTTAATAGCCATGCTTGGACTGGAAAGCAAGTATTCAGCATGCTCCTACCTTCAGATTTTGATTACGATTTTGCTTCAGATggtatttatattaaaaatgggGAGCTGTTATCTTCTGAAGGTTCTTCTTGGTTGCGAGACACAGGCGGCAATCTTTTTCAGAGCCTTGTTAATCATTTCCAGGGTCAGGTACTTGACTTCTTGTTTGCTGCTCAGGAGGTTCTTTGTGAGTGGTTGTCGATGAGGGGCTTGAGTGTCTCTCTCGCGGACCTGTACCTCGCTTCTGACTCAGGTTCAAGGAATAATTTGATGGAGGAAATTTTATGTGGGTTGCAAGAAGCGGAACAGGCGTGTATATTTAAACAGTTGTTGGTGGATAATTGTCAGGACTTTCTCATGGGATGTGCAGAAGAGAATCGAAGTCCTCTGACTTTTGATGCAGAATACTTTTGTCATGAGAAGCAGAAATCTGCTGCCCTTAGTCAGGTTGTTCATGATGCTTTCAAGCACATTTTTCGGGATATTCAAAGTTTAGCACACAAATATGCTGGTAAGGACAACTCTTTGCTGACTATGCTTAAGGCTGGAAGCAAGGGTAATTTGCAGAAATTAGTTCAGCACAGTATGTGCCTTGGTTTGCAACACTCACTGATTCCATTATCATTCAGAATTCCCAACCAGCTCTCATGTGCTGCATGGAATAATCAAAAGGCATGCAGTTTAATTCAGAAGGTTGAGGGAACTTATGAATGTGTTGAGTCCTACATCCCATCTGCCGTGGTTAAAAGCTCTTTCTTGACAGGCTTAAATCCGTTAGAATGTTTTGTTCATTCCGTAACAAGTCGAGATAGTTCTTTTAGTGGTAATGCTGATCTTCCAGGGACTTTGACTCGAAAGCTAATGTTTTTAATGCGGGATTTGTACACTGCTTATGATGGAACGGTGAGAAATGCATATGGGAACCAGCTTGTTCAGTTCTCCTATGATATTGATATGGACAAATCAGATAGCACCAGTACCTCACATGCCAAGAGTACTACTGCTTGTGATGGTATAGGTGGCCAACCTGTCGGCTCATTGTCTGCTTGTGCCCTATCTGAAGCTGCATACAGTGCTTTAGATCAACCAGTTAGTCTTCTTGAAACTTCTCCACTGCTAAATCTGAAG AACATCTTGGAATGTGGTTCAAAGAAAAGTAGTGCTAAGCAAACTATGTCTCTATTTTTATCCGAGAAGCTTGGAAGACGGAGGCATGGTTTTGAGTATGGAGCCTTAGAAGTTAAGAATCATTTGGTGGGACTGACATTTTCCAACATTGTTTCTACTGTCATGATAAT CTTCTCCTCACAAAGTAATAGCCAAAAGCGTTTCAGCCCATGGGTTACCCACTTTCATATATGCAAG GAAATTGTGAGGAAAAGGAGGCTGAAGGTGCATTCCGTTGTTGATTCCCTTTATGCAAGGTGCAATTCAGCCAGACCTGAATTAAAAATTGTTCTTCGCAGTTTGCTGATTACAAGCAA GGGTTGTTCTGCAGCTCAGACATGCAATGGAGATGACGATAAATTTTGCATCACTGTCACTATGCCTGAAAACTCCAAAAATTCTTCTGAACAGCTGGATATAGCTCGAGACTTGGTGATACCTTTCCTTCTTGGAACAGTTGTTAAAG GATTCCTGGAGGTGAAAAAGGTGGATATTTTATGGAATGACCACCCCAGGGAATCAAAAAAGATTCATGGTTCTTCTGGTGAACTCTACTTAAGGGTTTCTATGTCGGGAAAGACTGGCAGGAGAAGGCTTTGGAGTATGCTTATGGATAACTGTCTCCAGATTATGGATTTGATTGATTGGTCACGAAGTCATCCAGATAACGTCCATGATTATTGCATAGCGTATGGAATAGATGCTGGGTGGAAATATTTTCTCAAT AATTTAGAGACCGCAGCCAATGACATTGGAAAGGACATACTTCCTCAACATTTGATTCTTGTGGCTGATTGTTTGTCAGCAACCGGCGAGTTTGTTGGGTTGAATGCCAAAGGCATTGCCCAACAGAAAGGACACACATCTGTATCCTCGCCATTTGTACAAGCGTGTTTTTCA AGTCCTGGTGCTTGCTTTATAAAAGCTGCCAAGGGTGGAGTTGTGGATGAACTTCATGGGAGTGTGGAAGCATTGGCATGGGGAAATACTCCTCCTTCAGGGACTGGCAGACAGTTCGACATATTATATTCTAAGGAG GGACTCAATCTATCAAAGCCATTGAATCCTTACGACCTACTGGGCAGCCAAATTAGTTCCAGTAGAGAGAATGCATTTGAAACGTCTAAAGCTTGGAACAATACACTAGACAAATGTGATGTAACATCTATTGGGCTTGAGAAGTCAGAGAGCGTCTTCAAATCAGTCATAAGAAAGTATTTGACTATCAACGATATTCAGAAGTGGACTCAGACATTGAAGCATATTTTGCGCAA GTATGACATCAATGAAAGTTTAACTGAAGGGGACAAGTCAATCTTGAAGATGGCATTACATTTTCATCCTCACAAAGTTGATAAGATGGGAAGTGGAGTTCAAGACATAAAG GTTGGGCAACACCCGAAGCATGAGAATGCACGTTGCTTTATGTTGGTACGAATAGACAGGACAGAAGAAGATTTTTCGTACCACAAGTGTGTACTGGGTGCTCTCGAGATTGTAGCTCCTGAAAGGGCGAAAAGCTACCGGTCAAAATGGATGAACCATTTACCCGAGTAA